In a genomic window of Allomeiothermus silvanus DSM 9946:
- a CDS encoding type IV secretory system conjugative DNA transfer family protein: protein MSVARRQSLLEVPASHKLLKFLGGLVMLSTLALVGWLGWQAALEVAREMLRAGWGGLLQAASPAELMLRCNTDFLGNCSQVFNTQWQKALPLDALRLVVAGGFALGMLPFLVRPYRPRKSPGQGRWATARDLAGYLGEKGTGWYGLFEGKPLRVPPMERRTGTLVVGKPGGGKTTGYYQPNLLLDARDGWSAVVFDLKWPDEGGLMEAVRYYRHFGRAVYAYTPFTADSARIALLEGAENPQEASNIADILVPRGADGGAEFYANLERMLLAGLIWVEGQEGRYSLRHILEVLRQGKEELKAYAEVRPHLKERIGAVLQTREDIIAGVVAGLAGRLALFENDHLDRSSLPGAGAVPWPRLFSEPSLLYIGIPQEHLEGGKATALLWLVKRIMDREIHRAAARNGGTLKTLTSVYLDEFTAFGKLPGIEDNLKTMRSRGAAFHVSVQNLANGRSVYGRDVWESIQGTFGQQVYLLERLSEEDRKWLARTLGYETVVGYSRSSSRSGFLSGSEGEGEREEARFLLSAEEMREVKKGETVVILDGKPPVRTYLGGMWEKRHPLYGLYEKARKAARKESTPPVSQPETVTGGAAPMQDECLAVATGGQRAAFPSGKHLEASPLTDDPLSGRAGPVHRTDDPLSGRAGPVHREASDPRSLEDYLRRLTSVMPVFQRYYHKKTTTGVRFVLPEGFPAPETAWVREGWIEVRGKEELSLNLTSRGLEVLEKGFVAALVRWCRVREWARRQGLDSQAEVYMGEEEAETVLREWARRLPKEEGRVQVRVSLEALGDEA from the coding sequence ATGAGCGTGGCCCGGCGGCAATCCCTGCTGGAAGTTCCCGCCTCCCACAAGCTCCTGAAGTTTCTGGGAGGCTTGGTCATGCTTTCTACGCTGGCCCTGGTGGGCTGGCTCGGGTGGCAGGCGGCGCTGGAGGTGGCTCGGGAAATGCTCCGGGCCGGGTGGGGCGGCCTTTTGCAGGCGGCCTCGCCTGCAGAGCTAATGCTCCGCTGCAACACCGACTTCCTGGGTAATTGCAGCCAGGTGTTCAACACACAGTGGCAGAAGGCGCTCCCCCTGGACGCCTTGCGGCTGGTGGTGGCGGGGGGGTTCGCCCTGGGGATGCTCCCCTTTCTGGTTCGGCCATACCGCCCGCGCAAGAGTCCGGGGCAGGGACGCTGGGCTACGGCCAGAGACCTCGCAGGCTACCTGGGGGAGAAGGGTACCGGATGGTACGGCCTCTTCGAAGGCAAACCGCTCCGGGTACCCCCCATGGAGCGGCGCACCGGGACGCTGGTGGTGGGCAAGCCGGGTGGGGGCAAGACCACCGGCTACTACCAGCCCAACCTGCTCCTGGACGCCAGGGACGGCTGGAGCGCCGTCGTATTTGACCTGAAGTGGCCCGACGAAGGCGGGCTGATGGAGGCGGTGCGCTACTACCGCCACTTCGGGCGGGCGGTGTATGCCTACACCCCCTTCACAGCAGACTCGGCCCGCATCGCCCTGCTGGAGGGGGCGGAGAACCCCCAGGAGGCCAGCAACATTGCCGACATCCTGGTGCCACGGGGAGCCGACGGGGGGGCGGAGTTCTACGCCAACCTCGAGCGGATGCTCCTGGCCGGGTTGATATGGGTGGAGGGGCAGGAGGGGCGCTACTCCCTGCGGCACATCCTGGAGGTGTTGCGCCAGGGCAAGGAGGAGCTCAAAGCCTACGCTGAGGTCAGGCCCCACCTCAAAGAGCGCATCGGAGCAGTGCTCCAGACCCGCGAGGACATCATCGCCGGGGTGGTGGCAGGGCTGGCAGGCAGGCTGGCCCTCTTCGAGAACGACCATTTGGATCGCTCGAGCCTGCCGGGTGCAGGGGCGGTGCCCTGGCCTCGCCTGTTCAGCGAGCCCAGCCTGCTTTACATCGGCATCCCCCAGGAGCACCTGGAAGGGGGCAAGGCCACGGCCCTCCTGTGGCTGGTCAAGCGGATCATGGACCGGGAGATCCACCGCGCCGCAGCCCGGAACGGGGGGACGCTGAAGACGCTGACCTCGGTCTACCTCGACGAGTTCACGGCCTTTGGGAAGCTCCCCGGCATCGAGGACAACCTCAAGACCATGCGCAGCAGGGGAGCGGCCTTCCACGTGAGCGTGCAGAACCTGGCCAACGGGCGCTCGGTATATGGGCGGGATGTGTGGGAGAGCATTCAGGGGACGTTCGGGCAGCAGGTGTATCTGCTCGAGCGGCTCTCGGAGGAGGATCGCAAGTGGCTCGCGCGCACCCTGGGCTATGAGACGGTGGTGGGCTACTCCCGGAGCTCTTCCAGGAGCGGCTTCCTCTCGGGCAGCGAGGGCGAGGGGGAACGGGAAGAGGCCCGCTTCCTCTTATCCGCTGAGGAGATGCGGGAGGTGAAGAAGGGCGAGACCGTGGTGATCCTCGACGGCAAGCCGCCGGTGCGCACCTACCTGGGGGGGATGTGGGAGAAGCGCCACCCCCTGTACGGGCTGTACGAGAAGGCCCGGAAGGCGGCCAGGAAGGAGAGCACCCCGCCGGTATCACAACCTGAGACCGTCACCGGCGGAGCCGCCCCTATGCAGGATGAGTGCCTTGCGGTTGCCACCGGAGGGCAGCGGGCTGCTTTCCCGTCAGGGAAACACCTTGAGGCGAGCCCACTCACGGACGATCCCCTGTCGGGACGGGCAGGGCCCGTACACCGAACGGACGATCCCCTGTCGGGACGGGCAGGGCCCGTACACCGGGAGGCCAGTGACCCGCGCAGCCTCGAGGACTACCTTCGTCGCCTGACCTCTGTGATGCCGGTCTTCCAGCGTTACTACCACAAGAAGACCACCACCGGGGTTCGTTTTGTGCTACCGGAGGGTTTCCCCGCGCCTGAGACCGCCTGGGTGCGGGAGGGCTGGATTGAGGTGCGGGGCAAGGAGGAGCTCTCCCTCAACCTCACCAGCCGGGGGCTGGAAGTGCTGGAGAAGGGCTTCGTGGCCGCCTTGGTGCGCTGGTGCCGGGTGCGGGAGTGGGCGAGGCGGCAGGGCCTGGACAGCCAGGCCGAGGTCTACATGGGCGAGGAGGAGGCCGAAACCGTCCTGCGGGAGTGGGCGAGGCGGCTCCCCAAGGAAGAGGGGCGGGTGCAGGTCAGGGTTTCGTTGGAGGCGCTGGGCGATGAGGCTTGA
- a CDS encoding lytic transglycosylase domain-containing protein, translated as MRGLMVSLVLSLGMGLACGRIPPDLAGWAAYYARGYGLDPDLLIALVWVESRFCPDAVSPDGAVGLGQIMPATGKAIGISRERLFHPQWNLWGAARHLRQLWDSFRDWPLALAAYNAGSGAVRKYRGIPPYPETQKYVRDVLWVYRWLKRNRKM; from the coding sequence ATGCGCGGCCTGATGGTGAGTCTGGTGCTGAGCCTGGGGATGGGCCTGGCCTGTGGCCGCATCCCCCCCGACCTAGCGGGGTGGGCCGCCTACTACGCCAGAGGCTACGGCCTCGACCCCGACCTGCTCATCGCGCTGGTCTGGGTGGAAAGCCGTTTCTGCCCGGATGCCGTCTCCCCCGACGGGGCGGTGGGGCTGGGGCAGATCATGCCCGCCACGGGGAAAGCCATCGGCATCTCGCGGGAGCGGCTTTTCCACCCGCAGTGGAACCTGTGGGGCGCAGCCAGGCACCTTCGGCAGTTGTGGGACAGCTTCAGGGACTGGCCCCTGGCCCTGGCCGCGTACAACGCCGGGAGCGGGGCTGTACGCAAGTACAGAGGGATTCCCCCTTATCCGGAGACACAGAAGTACGTGAGGGACGTGCTATGGGTGTACCGATGGTTGAAGCGGAACAGAAAAATGTAG
- a CDS encoding ATPase AAA codes for MVEAEQKNVVRVHERFPEEFARLMERLPPWVRVEVEGHRDSLDEIVLDLGKPLIYTAGDQVYVLEGRTVTKDDLSYLTHRLGGFKENNRAGLEGTLHRVSRIQDAYGETVGVTIRVGRFVLGVAEALRPWLEQTGSLLVVGPPRTGKTTLLRDIVRILAGRYGPRVAVVDTSNEIGGDGKLTHPGISPARRLQVPDPPSKNQGWVIYQAIANHSPEVVVADEIGYNEDVFQCLTASRRGVRVVATAHGETILDLLENPVLLPILGDPGEGRRRSRPSFAMCLEVRGKGKFVLYPDFAEALDTLLTGGEPEGLRLGRWD; via the coding sequence ATGGTTGAAGCGGAACAGAAAAATGTAGTGCGGGTACACGAGCGCTTCCCCGAGGAGTTCGCCCGCCTCATGGAGCGGCTGCCCCCGTGGGTGCGGGTGGAGGTGGAGGGACATCGGGACAGCCTGGACGAGATCGTGCTGGATTTGGGCAAACCCCTGATCTACACCGCCGGGGATCAGGTCTACGTCCTGGAGGGGCGCACCGTCACGAAGGACGACCTGTCCTACCTGACCCACCGGCTGGGGGGGTTCAAGGAGAACAACCGGGCGGGCCTCGAGGGCACCCTGCACCGCGTGAGCCGGATTCAGGACGCCTACGGCGAGACCGTGGGGGTCACCATCCGGGTGGGGCGCTTCGTGCTGGGGGTGGCCGAGGCCCTGAGGCCGTGGCTCGAGCAGACCGGCTCGCTGCTGGTGGTGGGGCCGCCCCGCACCGGCAAGACCACGCTCTTGCGGGACATCGTGCGCATCCTGGCCGGGCGCTACGGGCCACGGGTGGCGGTGGTGGACACCTCCAACGAGATCGGGGGCGACGGCAAGCTCACCCACCCCGGCATCTCCCCGGCCCGGCGCCTCCAGGTGCCCGACCCCCCCTCGAAGAACCAGGGCTGGGTGATCTACCAGGCCATCGCCAACCACTCCCCGGAGGTGGTGGTGGCCGACGAGATCGGCTACAACGAGGACGTATTCCAGTGCTTGACGGCCTCGAGGCGGGGCGTGCGGGTGGTGGCCACCGCGCACGGGGAGACCATCCTCGACCTGCTGGAGAACCCGGTGCTGCTGCCCATCCTGGGCGACCCGGGCGAGGGCAGGCGCAGAAGCCGCCCCTCCTTCGCCATGTGCCTGGAGGTGCGGGGCAAGGGGAAGTTCGTGCTGTACCCCGATTTTGCCGAGGCCCTGGACACCCTGCTCACAGGGGGTGAGCCCGAGGGCCTGCGTTTGGGGAGGTGGGATTGA
- a CDS encoding S-layer homology domain-containing protein — MLSRENRWLLAKTAFSVWSVSLGLALAQQAPFTDVLPTLEDIRFLYQKGIVQGYPDGTFRGKEYMTRYQAAAMLYRAYLVFADDVAKRVKEALTQDSQARLEEALSAIEELKEGLRIVQEALGDYPEVRANLEETRKNVEGLAEELAQVSSQMVTREEIGDLIASVGSLENLIQRGEDGLRALQIKVNVLEAALRDLEGRYQAGQGELNKKVYDLGGRVDALEKQGKNRPKLTVGGSVGLSDGGPDGEVFVRGEKEGVRLTGRVNPDGVQVRAEGGGLTLEHVQKGGVSESRAGYRLFEGVALGLELGYGDSAFGVARLIHEADGGLIPGVVAEAGVGAGFHQGSLSRNLLFARAGYRFGSVTPSLGYYRYQGEEPYSLLEGRLDWQADFGALGGYYRLVAFPGSGNRGSEYGVRFTSSTNPFVEFGVRGANGLVAGEPGSFSFRYRDASITTTAFTVRVGYKLEF; from the coding sequence ATGCTTTCACGAGAAAACCGCTGGCTGTTGGCAAAAACCGCTTTTTCTGTTTGGAGTGTCAGTCTAGGACTGGCCCTGGCCCAGCAGGCGCCCTTCACGGATGTCCTTCCCACCCTGGAGGACATCCGTTTCCTGTACCAGAAGGGCATCGTCCAGGGCTACCCGGACGGCACGTTTCGGGGTAAGGAGTATATGACGCGCTACCAGGCCGCCGCCATGCTTTACCGGGCCTACCTGGTCTTTGCCGACGACGTGGCGAAGCGGGTGAAGGAAGCCCTGACCCAGGACTCCCAGGCCAGGCTCGAGGAAGCCCTCTCCGCCATCGAGGAACTTAAGGAAGGGTTGCGAATCGTGCAGGAGGCGCTTGGCGACTACCCCGAGGTCAGGGCCAACCTGGAGGAGACCCGCAAGAACGTGGAGGGGCTGGCCGAGGAACTGGCCCAGGTGTCCAGCCAGATGGTCACCCGGGAGGAAATCGGAGACCTCATCGCCTCGGTGGGGTCGCTGGAGAACCTCATCCAGCGGGGCGAGGACGGGTTGCGGGCGCTTCAGATCAAGGTGAACGTGCTGGAAGCGGCCTTGCGGGACCTCGAGGGGCGCTATCAGGCCGGTCAGGGGGAGCTCAACAAGAAGGTCTATGACCTCGGCGGGCGGGTGGACGCCCTGGAGAAGCAGGGAAAGAACCGTCCGAAGCTCACCGTGGGGGGTTCGGTGGGCCTCTCGGACGGAGGGCCGGACGGGGAGGTGTTCGTCCGGGGCGAGAAGGAAGGCGTCCGGCTCACCGGACGGGTGAACCCGGACGGGGTGCAGGTACGGGCTGAGGGGGGCGGGCTCACCCTCGAGCACGTCCAGAAAGGTGGGGTGTCCGAGAGCCGGGCCGGGTACCGACTGTTCGAGGGGGTGGCCCTGGGACTGGAGTTGGGGTATGGCGACTCGGCCTTCGGAGTGGCCCGGCTCATCCATGAGGCGGACGGGGGCCTGATCCCCGGCGTGGTAGCCGAGGCCGGGGTGGGGGCGGGCTTCCACCAGGGCAGCCTCTCGCGCAACCTGCTCTTCGCGCGGGCGGGCTACCGCTTCGGCAGCGTGACACCCAGCCTGGGGTACTACCGTTACCAGGGGGAGGAGCCCTACAGCCTGCTGGAAGGTCGGCTCGACTGGCAGGCCGACTTCGGTGCGCTAGGGGGGTACTACCGGCTGGTGGCCTTCCCCGGAAGTGGAAACCGGGGCAGCGAGTATGGGGTGCGCTTCACCTCGAGCACCAACCCCTTCGTGGAGTTCGGGGTGCGGGGAGCGAACGGGCTGGTGGCGGGCGAGCCGGGCAGCTTCAGCTTCCGTTACCGGGACGCCAGCATTACCACCACCGCCTTTACCGTGCGGGTAGGGTACAAGCTGGAGTTCTAG